The Streptomyces sp. NBC_00670 genome window below encodes:
- a CDS encoding serine/threonine-protein kinase: MSTLIGQGGMGQVWTAYDRRLDRRVAVKLLRPDKVAGQEADELRRRFVRECRVTAQVDHPGLVTVHDAGSEGEELFLVMQYVDGADLADHLAEHDPYPWQWVAAVAAQLCAVLSAVHAVPIVHRDLKPRNVMVKQDGTVTVLDLGVAHVMDTDTTRLTHTGSPIGSPAYMAPEQAMGGAVGPYTDLYALGVLMHELLSGNVPFTGTTALGVLHRHLYEPPLPVRRLRPEVPEAMETLVLRLLAKDPLHRPASAQETYEALLPLLPARGLPTGAPLDPTRPFLRPHAPWPDRARTPASQPQATPAAENVEKPDVAGAVDEVKRLLGEGRITQAVDILGSILPAAAAEHGEHSPVVRTLRKQYAATLMDDGQYRRALPELRRLADERAAEAGQADTQSLRFRYEAAQCLEQLGEPAAALAEYRALLPYYENRYVGGDPATALELRRRIGHLLLALGDRGAAHDILGRLLADVERQHGPGHPLAAEIRRTLQWLGQVRG, translated from the coding sequence CTGTCCACCCTCATCGGGCAGGGCGGCATGGGCCAGGTCTGGACGGCGTACGACCGCCGCCTCGACCGGCGCGTGGCGGTCAAGCTGCTGCGGCCCGACAAGGTCGCGGGCCAGGAGGCCGACGAACTGCGCCGCCGGTTCGTGCGCGAGTGCCGGGTCACCGCCCAGGTCGACCACCCGGGCCTGGTCACGGTGCACGACGCGGGCAGCGAGGGCGAGGAGCTGTTCCTCGTCATGCAGTACGTCGACGGCGCCGACCTCGCCGACCACCTCGCCGAGCACGACCCCTACCCCTGGCAGTGGGTGGCCGCCGTCGCCGCGCAGCTGTGCGCCGTGCTCTCCGCGGTGCACGCCGTGCCGATCGTCCACCGCGACCTCAAGCCGCGGAACGTGATGGTCAAGCAGGACGGCACGGTCACCGTGCTCGACCTCGGCGTCGCGCACGTCATGGACACCGACACCACCCGCCTCACGCACACCGGTTCGCCCATCGGCAGCCCCGCCTACATGGCGCCCGAGCAGGCGATGGGCGGCGCCGTCGGCCCGTACACCGACCTGTACGCACTCGGCGTGCTGATGCACGAACTGCTCAGCGGCAACGTGCCGTTCACCGGCACCACCGCCCTCGGCGTCCTCCACCGCCACCTCTACGAGCCGCCGCTGCCCGTGCGCCGGCTGCGCCCGGAGGTCCCCGAGGCGATGGAGACGCTGGTGCTGCGGCTGCTCGCCAAGGACCCGCTGCACCGGCCCGCCTCCGCGCAGGAGACGTACGAGGCGCTGCTGCCCCTGCTCCCGGCGCGCGGCCTGCCCACCGGTGCCCCGCTCGACCCCACGCGCCCCTTCCTGCGTCCGCACGCCCCCTGGCCGGACCGCGCGCGCACCCCCGCGTCCCAACCGCAGGCCACGCCCGCTGCGGAGAACGTCGAGAAGCCCGATGTCGCGGGCGCCGTCGACGAGGTCAAGCGGCTGCTCGGCGAGGGCCGCATCACCCAGGCCGTCGACATCCTCGGCTCGATCCTCCCGGCCGCCGCCGCCGAGCACGGCGAGCACTCACCCGTCGTCCGCACCCTGCGCAAGCAGTACGCGGCCACGCTCATGGACGACGGGCAGTACCGCCGCGCCCTGCCCGAGCTGCGCCGCCTCGCCGACGAACGCGCCGCCGAGGCCGGCCAGGCCGACACCCAGTCGCTGCGCTTCCGCTACGAGGCCGCCCAGTGCCTCGAACAGCTCGGCGAACCCGCCGCCGCGCTCGCCGAGTACCGCGCGCTGCTGCCGTACTACGAGAACAGGTACGTCGGCGGCGACCCCGCGACCGCGCTCGAACTCCGGCGCCGCATCGGGCACCTGCTGCTCGCCCTCGGCGACCGCGGCGCCGCGCACGACATCCTGGGCCGCCTCCTGGCCGACGTCGAACGACAGCACGGCCCGGGCCACCCCCTGGCCGCGGAGATCCGCCGCACACTCCAGTGGCTGGGGCAGGTCCGCGGCTGA
- a CDS encoding SurA N-terminal domain-containing protein, translating into MHRRRTAIALSAALLAAPVLTACGSDSHPGAAAVVGGQRITVAQLENRVEEVRTAQRTATGDQTQYAQEVARTSSLTRDTLHTLVLDRVLNRAAKDAGVTVTDRDVQTMRTSLEQQAGGAQELRTAWLRQYGVAPARLDESLRTEVRAQKLAAALGADMNTSTGKAVFWKSLSDASKSLDVDINPRYGSWDVQKSSRVDAKTPWVRDVS; encoded by the coding sequence TTGCACCGCCGTCGCACCGCGATCGCCCTCAGCGCCGCCCTTCTCGCGGCCCCCGTCCTCACCGCCTGCGGAAGCGACTCCCACCCAGGTGCCGCGGCCGTCGTCGGCGGACAGCGGATCACGGTCGCCCAGCTGGAGAACAGGGTGGAGGAGGTGCGCACCGCCCAGCGGACCGCCACCGGGGACCAGACCCAGTACGCCCAGGAGGTCGCCCGCACCAGCAGCCTCACCCGGGACACCCTGCACACCCTCGTCCTCGACCGGGTCCTGAACCGGGCCGCGAAGGACGCGGGCGTCACGGTCACCGACCGGGACGTGCAGACGATGCGCACCTCCCTGGAGCAGCAGGCCGGCGGCGCCCAGGAGCTGCGCACCGCCTGGCTGCGGCAGTACGGGGTGGCGCCCGCGCGGCTCGACGAGAGCCTGCGCACGGAGGTGCGGGCGCAGAAGCTGGCCGCGGCCCTCGGTGCCGACATGAACACCAGCACCGGCAAGGCCGTCTTCTGGAAGTCGCTCTCCGACGCCTCCAAGTCGCTCGACGTCGACATCAACCCGCGCTACGGCAGCTGGGACGTGCAGAAGAGCAGCCGGGTCGACGCCAAGACCCCCTGGGTGCGGGACGTGAGCTAG
- a CDS encoding HNH endonuclease family protein → MRRWRGGVAVAALALATVSGCKVDDTGTGSPGQEPKETAAAHGSALAAADALTVKGRAPKTGYSRERFGSAWADTDSNSCDTRDDILRRDLEDVKYTDGDCKVASGELDPDPYSGKAVTFTRGRSQVDIDHLVALSDAWQKGAKYWDPAKRIALANDPLNLLAVGATPNRSKGDGDTATWLPPYKKYRCTYVAAQVAVKKKYGLWVTSAEKSAMKKVLSACPDQKLPTGGNPTNAPSRFHAD, encoded by the coding sequence ACACGGGGACGGGCTCCCCGGGCCAGGAGCCGAAGGAGACGGCGGCGGCCCACGGCAGCGCCCTCGCCGCCGCCGACGCGCTGACCGTCAAGGGCAGGGCGCCCAAGACCGGTTACAGCAGGGAACGCTTCGGCAGCGCCTGGGCCGACACCGACTCCAACAGCTGCGACACCCGGGACGACATCCTGCGCCGGGACCTGGAGGACGTGAAGTACACCGACGGGGACTGCAAGGTCGCCTCGGGCGAGCTGGACCCCGACCCGTACAGCGGGAAGGCGGTGACGTTCACCCGGGGCCGCAGCCAGGTGGACATCGACCATCTCGTGGCGCTGTCCGACGCCTGGCAGAAGGGCGCCAAGTACTGGGACCCGGCCAAGCGGATAGCGCTGGCCAACGACCCGCTGAACCTGCTCGCGGTGGGCGCCACGCCCAACCGCAGCAAGGGCGACGGCGACACCGCGACCTGGCTGCCGCCGTACAAGAAGTACCGCTGCACGTACGTCGCCGCGCAGGTGGCGGTGAAGAAGAAGTACGGCCTGTGGGTGACGTCGGCGGAGAAGTCCGCGATGAAGAAGGTCCTTTCTGCCTGCCCCGACCAGAAACTCCCCACCGGCGGCAACCCCACCAACGCCCCGTCCCGCTTCCACGCCGACTGA
- a CDS encoding IS481 family transposase, translating into MPHRNAPLTETGRLRLARCVVEDNWPLRRAAERFQVSPTTAQRWADRYRTHGEAGMSDHSSRPHTSPRRTPTRTERRIIKVRVLRRWGPARIAHLLHLVPSTVHRVLTRFGLARLTHLDRATGRVIRRYERARPGELVHVDIKKLGNIPDGGGHKVLGRQAGRKNRAGAGYSYLHTAVDDHSRLAYSEIHADEKKETATGFWQRAHTFFTEYGITIERVLTDNGSCYRSRHWRDALAAAGIVHKRTRPYRPQTNGKVERFNRTLLDEWAYARTYRSETERREAFPGWLHTYNHHRGHTALKGQPPASRVPNLTGQYN; encoded by the coding sequence GTGCCCCACCGTAATGCACCCCTGACCGAGACTGGACGGCTGCGCCTGGCCCGCTGCGTGGTCGAGGACAACTGGCCCCTTCGACGCGCCGCGGAACGTTTCCAGGTCTCACCCACCACGGCCCAGCGCTGGGCCGACCGCTACCGCACACACGGCGAGGCGGGCATGAGCGACCACTCCTCCCGTCCGCACACCAGCCCGCGCCGCACCCCGACCCGCACCGAACGCCGGATCATCAAGGTCCGCGTCCTGCGCCGCTGGGGACCGGCCCGCATCGCCCACCTGCTGCACCTGGTGCCCTCGACCGTGCACCGCGTCCTGACCCGCTTCGGCCTGGCCCGCCTCACCCACCTGGACCGGGCAACGGGCCGCGTCATCCGCCGCTACGAACGCGCCAGGCCCGGCGAGCTGGTCCACGTGGACATCAAGAAACTCGGCAACATCCCCGACGGCGGTGGCCACAAGGTGCTGGGCCGCCAGGCCGGGCGCAAGAACCGCGCGGGCGCCGGCTACAGCTACCTGCACACCGCCGTCGACGACCACTCCCGCCTCGCCTACAGCGAGATCCACGCAGACGAGAAGAAGGAGACCGCCACCGGCTTCTGGCAGCGGGCCCACACCTTCTTCACCGAGTACGGGATCACCATCGAGCGGGTGCTGACGGACAACGGCTCCTGCTACCGCTCACGCCACTGGCGCGACGCTCTCGCGGCGGCCGGGATCGTCCACAAACGAACCCGGCCCTACCGGCCGCAGACCAACGGCAAGGTCGAACGCTTCAACCGCACCCTGCTCGACGAGTGGGCCTACGCCCGCACCTACCGATCGGAGACCGAACGACGGGAGGCATTCCCCGGCTGGCTGCACACCTACAATCACCACCGCGGACACACCGCGCTGAAGGGCCAACCACCCGCCAGCCGCGTCCCCAACCTCACGGGTCAGTACAACTAG
- a CDS encoding N-6 DNA methylase — protein MQDNATEVTAAGIARLAGVGRAAVSNWRRRHADFPKPVGGTENSPAFALAEVEEWLRGQGKLAEVPLRERVWQQLAGHPEGPVTGLLHAGCVLLLIHTRPTVWLETSAGSDDRLARLLPGHLEQVLTARFGALRTPAVRVPDAAALRPSAPLLRSTVDLAAELGARQTYEFLLGRHLDAGPRQYTLTPAGLAALMAELAGPARTALDPACGTGALLRAIAPAPEQTLYGQDAAPELAALTALRLALHGRAVVRAAAGDSIRADAYDSLRADVVLCHPPFNERNWGHEELAYDPRWEYGFPARTESELAWVQHALARLKDGGTAVLLMPPAAASRRSGRRIRADLLRRGTLRAVVALPVGAAPPHGIPLHLWVLRRPDRAPAQPRVLLVDTGAAAAEGRGGPDWQAVREAVLDTWHDFDRTGAAAERPGVSRALPVVELLDDDVDLAPARHLPPPAPDGGAAHLTEVRRRLGQTLRLTADLTPPAADSAEPARWPLTTVGELARGGALVLRTGGTGGPHARVLTDHDVLAGDAPSGTLPDATEEPVLLAAGDVVVPVLGGGPVARVVDERAAGAALGRNLTLLRPDPAALDPWFLAGFLRGTANHRQASSYASTSARLDVRRLQLPRLPLEQQRPYGRRFRELARFEEELRQAGRLGAQLVRGMHDGLTDGSLLPE, from the coding sequence GTGCAGGACAACGCCACAGAGGTGACCGCCGCCGGCATCGCGCGGCTCGCGGGCGTCGGCCGCGCCGCCGTCAGCAACTGGCGCCGCCGCCATGCGGACTTCCCCAAGCCCGTCGGCGGCACCGAGAACAGCCCCGCCTTCGCCCTCGCCGAGGTCGAGGAATGGCTGCGCGGCCAGGGCAAACTCGCCGAGGTCCCGCTGCGCGAGCGGGTCTGGCAGCAGCTCGCCGGCCACCCGGAGGGCCCCGTCACCGGCCTGCTGCACGCCGGCTGCGTCCTGCTGCTCATCCACACCCGGCCCACCGTCTGGCTGGAGACCTCCGCCGGCTCCGACGACCGGCTCGCCCGCCTCCTGCCCGGCCACCTCGAACAGGTGCTCACCGCCCGCTTCGGCGCCCTGCGCACCCCCGCCGTCCGCGTCCCCGACGCCGCCGCGCTGCGCCCGTCCGCCCCGCTGCTGCGCTCCACCGTCGACCTCGCCGCCGAACTGGGCGCCCGGCAGACGTACGAGTTCCTGCTCGGCCGGCACCTGGACGCGGGCCCGCGCCAGTACACGCTCACCCCGGCCGGTCTCGCCGCCCTGATGGCCGAACTGGCCGGGCCCGCCCGCACCGCCCTGGACCCCGCCTGCGGCACCGGCGCCCTGCTCCGCGCGATCGCCCCCGCGCCCGAGCAGACCCTGTACGGCCAGGACGCCGCCCCCGAACTCGCCGCGCTCACCGCGCTGCGGCTCGCCCTGCACGGCCGCGCGGTCGTCCGCGCCGCCGCGGGCGACAGCATCCGGGCGGACGCGTACGACAGCCTCCGGGCCGACGTCGTGCTGTGCCACCCGCCGTTCAACGAGCGCAACTGGGGCCACGAGGAACTCGCCTACGACCCGCGCTGGGAGTACGGCTTCCCGGCCCGCACCGAGTCCGAACTGGCCTGGGTGCAGCACGCGCTTGCCCGGCTGAAGGACGGCGGCACCGCCGTGCTGCTGATGCCGCCCGCCGCCGCCTCCCGCCGCTCCGGCCGCCGCATCCGCGCCGATCTGCTGCGCCGGGGCACCCTGCGCGCGGTGGTCGCGCTGCCGGTCGGGGCGGCGCCGCCGCACGGCATCCCGCTGCACCTGTGGGTGCTGCGCCGCCCGGACCGGGCGCCCGCCCAGCCGCGGGTGCTGCTCGTGGACACCGGCGCGGCCGCCGCCGAGGGACGCGGCGGCCCCGACTGGCAGGCGGTGCGCGAGGCCGTCCTGGACACCTGGCACGACTTCGACCGCACCGGCGCCGCCGCGGAGCGGCCCGGCGTCAGCCGCGCGCTGCCCGTCGTCGAACTCCTGGACGACGACGTCGATCTGGCCCCCGCCCGCCATCTGCCGCCGCCCGCCCCGGACGGCGGCGCCGCACACCTCACCGAGGTCCGCAGACGTCTCGGCCAGACCCTGCGGCTCACCGCCGACCTCACCCCGCCCGCCGCCGACAGCGCCGAACCCGCCCGCTGGCCGCTCACCACCGTCGGCGAACTCGCCCGCGGCGGCGCCCTGGTGCTGCGCACCGGCGGCACCGGCGGCCCCCACGCACGCGTGCTCACCGACCACGACGTCCTCGCGGGCGACGCCCCCTCGGGCACCCTCCCGGACGCCACGGAGGAGCCGGTGCTGCTGGCCGCCGGGGACGTCGTCGTCCCGGTGCTCGGCGGCGGCCCGGTCGCCCGCGTCGTCGACGAGAGGGCCGCGGGCGCCGCGCTCGGCCGCAACCTCACCCTGCTGCGGCCCGACCCCGCCGCCCTCGACCCCTGGTTCCTCGCCGGATTCCTGCGCGGCACCGCCAACCACCGCCAGGCCAGCAGCTACGCCTCCACCTCCGCCCGGCTCGACGTACGCCGGCTGCAACTGCCCCGGCTGCCACTGGAACAGCAACGCCCCTACGGCCGGCGCTTCCGTGAACTGGCCCGGTTCGAGGAGGAGTTGCGGCAGGCGGGGCGCCTCGGCGCCCAGCTCGTACGCGGGATGCACGACGGACTGACCGACGGGAGCCTGCTGCCGGAGTGA